The Solibacillus sp. FSL R7-0682 genome includes a window with the following:
- the gatA gene encoding Asp-tRNA(Asn)/Glu-tRNA(Gln) amidotransferase subunit GatA yields MTVFERTSAQLQEAIKAGELTIADLTKEAFDRVEKLDGDVEAFLALNKEQATARAAELDQVPFEERGPLFGMPIGVKDNIVTEGLETTCASKILEGFMPIYDATIVKKLRDAGMVTIGKLNMDEFAMGSSNENSAFKTTKNPWNLNHVPGGSSGASAAAVAAGEVPFSLGSDTGGSIRQPAAYCGVVGMKPTYGRVSRFGLVAFASSLDQIGPITRNVTDNALLLEAISGVDEMDSTSADVPVPNYVAALDGNIKGLRIAVPKEFLGEGVGEAAKQSVLDALEVLKGLGATVEEVSLPHSKYALAAYYILSSSEASSNLSRFDGIRYGYRTDNAKNLLELYKNTRAEGFGDEVKRRIMLGTYSLSAGTYDAYYKKAQQVRTLIKQDYDKVFENYDVIVGPTAPTAAFAIGANVDDPLTMYANDILTIPINLAGVPAISIPCGFENGLPLGLQFIGKHFDEETLYRVAYAYEQQTDYNTQTPALWEVK; encoded by the coding sequence ATGACAGTATTTGAGCGCACATCAGCACAATTACAAGAAGCTATTAAAGCAGGCGAACTGACAATTGCTGATTTAACAAAAGAAGCATTTGATCGCGTTGAAAAGTTAGACGGCGATGTAGAAGCTTTCTTAGCTTTAAATAAAGAACAAGCTACTGCCCGTGCAGCAGAGCTAGATCAAGTTCCGTTTGAGGAGCGCGGTCCACTTTTCGGAATGCCAATTGGTGTAAAAGATAACATTGTAACTGAAGGACTAGAAACTACCTGTGCTTCAAAAATTTTAGAAGGCTTTATGCCAATTTATGATGCAACAATCGTAAAAAAATTACGTGATGCAGGTATGGTTACAATCGGAAAATTAAACATGGACGAATTCGCAATGGGTTCTTCTAACGAAAACTCAGCATTTAAAACAACGAAAAACCCTTGGAACTTAAACCACGTGCCAGGCGGTTCTTCAGGTGCATCTGCAGCAGCAGTAGCAGCGGGTGAAGTACCATTCTCACTTGGTTCTGATACAGGTGGATCTATTCGTCAACCAGCAGCTTACTGTGGTGTTGTAGGGATGAAGCCTACATATGGACGTGTATCTCGTTTTGGTTTAGTTGCATTCGCATCTTCGTTAGATCAAATCGGACCAATTACACGTAATGTAACAGATAACGCATTATTACTAGAAGCAATCTCAGGTGTAGATGAAATGGATTCTACATCTGCAGACGTTCCGGTTCCAAATTACGTAGCAGCACTTGACGGCAATATTAAAGGATTACGTATCGCTGTACCAAAGGAATTCCTTGGTGAAGGTGTTGGCGAAGCTGCTAAGCAATCTGTTTTAGATGCTTTAGAAGTATTAAAAGGCTTAGGTGCTACAGTAGAAGAAGTATCACTTCCTCACTCGAAGTATGCATTAGCTGCTTACTACATTCTTTCATCTTCAGAAGCATCTTCTAACCTTTCTCGTTTCGATGGTATTCGTTATGGTTACCGTACAGACAATGCGAAAAACTTATTAGAGCTTTACAAAAACACACGTGCAGAAGGCTTCGGTGACGAAGTTAAACGCCGTATTATGCTTGGTACGTATTCATTATCAGCCGGTACGTATGATGCGTATTACAAAAAAGCACAGCAAGTTCGTACATTAATTAAACAAGATTACGACAAAGTATTTGAAAACTATGATGTCATTGTAGGACCTACTGCGCCAACAGCAGCATTCGCTATTGGAGCTAACGTTGATGATCCACTAACAATGTATGCAAACGATATTTTAACAATTCCTATTAACTTAGCGGGTGTACCAGCGATCTCAATTCCATGTGGCTTTGAAAATGGATTGCCACTAGGTTTACAATTTATCGGTAAGCACTTCGATGAAGAAACACTTTATCGTGTAGCGTATGCATACGAGCAACAAACAGACTACAACACACAAACTCCAGCATTATGGGAGGTTAAATAA
- the gatC gene encoding Asp-tRNA(Asn)/Glu-tRNA(Gln) amidotransferase subunit GatC, translated as MAKLSKEEVKHVAHLARLAITEEEAEKFANQLGKITDFAEQLNELDTTNVEPTSHVLPLVNVLREDVAKEGLPREKVMLNVKDQEAGQIKVPSIME; from the coding sequence ATGGCAAAATTATCAAAAGAGGAAGTAAAACACGTAGCGCACTTAGCTCGTCTTGCAATTACAGAAGAGGAAGCAGAGAAGTTTGCGAATCAGCTTGGTAAAATTACAGATTTCGCAGAGCAATTAAATGAATTAGATACAACAAATGTTGAACCAACTTCTCACGTTTTACCACTTGTAAACGTACTACGAGAAGACGTAGCAAAAGAAGGATTACCTCGCGAGAAAGTAATGCTTAACGTAAAGGACCAAGAAGCTGGTCAAATTAAAGTACCATCAATCATGGAATAA
- a CDS encoding CamS family sex pheromone protein, producing MKRYRWIPALIAAAMLTACTPSLTPETELTQESESAQEVETTIIPSMQINDSFYRTLIPYKESASRGLVVSNIYTKYDMKEAETGLMRISQNYFDTENYYFQEGQYLSEEMLKYWLARPNQTTDKGPEYQGLNPSSVDEATGLEMDPTLKATEAPVYLSHIVEQNYLTKTDDNKVKLAGVSIGLALNSVYYYQKEQYGEFYEQKIPEEKLVAEGKKIAQEVVNRLRARSELAEVPIAIALFKQEERNAIVPGTYIAYNFADGGKTALGDWEGINEKYITFPMNSPEDTYRDMNTKFMNFKQHVDNYFANFTSVFATGFYQNKKIQKLDIEIPIQFYGTAEITGFTQYLIGLMLNHLPLDLRISVSITSVNGPEVLIIKEPNEDEPFVHIYE from the coding sequence ATGAAACGATACCGCTGGATACCAGCGCTAATTGCTGCTGCTATGTTAACTGCATGTACGCCGAGTCTTACACCAGAAACAGAGCTTACCCAGGAATCTGAATCAGCGCAAGAGGTAGAAACAACGATTATCCCGAGTATGCAAATTAATGATAGTTTTTATAGAACGCTTATTCCATATAAGGAAAGTGCTAGTCGTGGATTAGTCGTTTCAAATATTTATACGAAGTACGATATGAAAGAAGCAGAAACAGGTTTAATGCGTATTTCCCAGAACTACTTCGACACGGAAAATTACTATTTCCAGGAGGGGCAATATTTATCTGAGGAAATGTTAAAATACTGGCTTGCTCGCCCAAACCAAACGACAGATAAGGGCCCTGAGTATCAAGGGTTAAATCCATCTAGTGTGGATGAAGCAACTGGTCTAGAAATGGATCCTACTTTAAAAGCAACAGAAGCTCCTGTATATTTATCGCACATCGTGGAGCAAAATTATTTAACAAAAACAGATGATAATAAAGTGAAATTAGCCGGAGTATCAATCGGTTTAGCTTTAAACTCGGTTTATTATTATCAAAAAGAGCAGTATGGCGAATTTTATGAGCAAAAAATCCCGGAAGAGAAGCTGGTAGCAGAGGGGAAAAAAATTGCGCAAGAAGTCGTGAATCGTTTACGCGCTCGCTCAGAGCTAGCGGAAGTTCCAATTGCTATAGCATTGTTTAAGCAGGAGGAGCGTAATGCAATCGTACCTGGTACATATATTGCGTATAATTTTGCCGATGGAGGTAAAACAGCTTTAGGAGATTGGGAAGGAATAAATGAAAAATATATAACATTCCCAATGAATTCACCAGAAGATACTTACCGTGATATGAATACGAAATTCATGAACTTCAAGCAACATGTCGACAACTATTTTGCAAACTTTACGAGTGTCTTTGCGACAGGCTTTTACCAAAATAAAAAAATCCAAAAGCTAGATATTGAAATTCCAATACAGTTTTATGGAACTGCTGAAATTACTGGCTTTACGCAATATTTAATTGGCTTAATGCTCAACCATTTACCGCTTGACTTACGTATTTCTGTAAGTATCACATCAGTAAACGGTCCTGAAGTATTAATTATAAAAGAGCCGAATGAAGATGAACCATTTGTTCATATTTATGAATGA
- the putP gene encoding sodium/proline symporter PutP — MSDHTYQLLAIIIYMIAMLGIGWYAFRKTSNLTDYMLGGRGLGAAVTALSAGAADMSGWLLMGLPGAIYLSGLVEAWIAIGLTIGAYLNWLLVAPRLRVYTQVTKDSITIPSYLDNRLRDNTKLLRIASGIIILVFFTFYVSSGMVSGGKFFESSFGMDYHTGLLFVSAVVVAYTLFGGFLAVSYTDVIQGLIMLITLIAVPVVGIFITGGIGDTVDSIKAVNPEMFSLLPSTATAAAIISSVAWGLGYFGQPHIIVRFMAITSVKETKSARRIGIGWMIFSLLGAIATALVGVAYFQQQGTVLNDPETVFIVLGQIFFHPFIAGIVLAAILAAVMSTISSQLIVTSSALVEDIYKALFNKDATDKHYVFLGRLAVLLVSIFAAIVAWNPESTILGLVAFAWAGFGAAFGPIILLSLFWKKLTNYGALAGMVAGAVVAFVWGRTESLTDMLYEIVPGFIACLVVAVIVSIITYKPNAEIEKEFEETKRILKEER; from the coding sequence ATGTCGGATCACACGTATCAATTATTGGCTATTATAATCTACATGATTGCGATGCTCGGAATTGGTTGGTATGCATTTCGTAAAACAAGCAACTTAACAGATTATATGTTAGGTGGTCGTGGACTAGGTGCTGCAGTAACTGCATTAAGTGCCGGAGCAGCAGATATGTCAGGTTGGTTATTAATGGGTTTACCTGGCGCCATTTATCTATCGGGTCTAGTGGAAGCTTGGATCGCCATTGGATTAACGATTGGTGCTTACTTAAACTGGTTACTCGTAGCACCACGCTTACGTGTTTACACACAAGTAACAAAGGATTCCATTACGATTCCTAGTTATTTAGACAATCGTTTACGTGATAACACAAAATTACTTCGTATTGCATCGGGTATTATTATTTTAGTATTCTTTACGTTCTATGTGTCCTCAGGGATGGTATCAGGCGGTAAATTCTTTGAAAGCTCATTCGGTATGGATTACCATACGGGCTTGCTATTTGTTTCTGCTGTAGTAGTAGCATATACATTATTCGGTGGATTTTTAGCAGTTAGTTATACAGATGTTATTCAAGGACTTATTATGTTAATTACGTTAATTGCTGTACCTGTAGTTGGTATTTTCATAACAGGCGGTATTGGTGATACAGTGGATTCGATTAAAGCTGTTAATCCGGAAATGTTTAGTCTACTCCCTTCAACTGCAACAGCTGCCGCGATTATTTCGTCTGTTGCATGGGGCTTAGGTTATTTTGGTCAACCACATATTATCGTGCGTTTCATGGCGATCACGTCAGTAAAAGAAACAAAAAGTGCGCGTCGTATTGGTATCGGCTGGATGATCTTCAGCTTATTAGGTGCGATAGCAACAGCATTGGTTGGTGTTGCGTACTTTCAACAGCAAGGAACTGTATTAAACGATCCTGAAACGGTATTTATTGTACTTGGACAAATTTTCTTCCATCCGTTTATCGCAGGGATTGTTCTTGCTGCCATTTTAGCAGCAGTTATGAGTACAATTTCTTCACAATTAATCGTTACATCGTCTGCGCTTGTAGAAGATATTTATAAAGCATTATTCAATAAAGACGCTACAGATAAGCACTATGTGTTTTTAGGACGCTTAGCGGTATTACTTGTTTCGATCTTTGCAGCTATTGTTGCCTGGAATCCTGAAAGTACAATTTTAGGCCTAGTTGCATTTGCATGGGCAGGCTTCGGTGCTGCATTCGGACCAATTATTCTTCTTTCATTATTCTGGAAGAAGCTTACGAATTACGGCGCACTTGCAGGGATGGTAGCCGGTGCAGTTGTTGCATTTGTTTGGGGTAGAACAGAAAGCTTAACTGATATGCTTTATGAAATCGTACCTGGATTTATCGCATGTTTAGTTGTAGCAGTTATCGTGAGTATCATTACGTACAAACCAAATGCAGAAATTGAAAAAGAGTTCGAGGAAACGAAACGTATTTTAAAAGAAGAGCGTTAA
- a CDS encoding GNAT family N-acetyltransferase, with protein MNFVKGAAIRENEQLKNSFFQLAMETFGISFEHWDALGYWNDTYCPYAFELNGEIIANISMNIGTMVIDGKAVQSIQIGTVMTKPIYRKKGLSGQLMDKVLEDVKHVDIVYLLANESVLKYYPKFGFEKRKQSVYLIHTKDLLLQPTEIKKLDLNDEQTRKFLYESVTHRMPVSTKIAMLQNESIVMFHAIGPYRECIYYAPKLQAIIIAKEYEEKVVIVDIISKYPFELMEVLQQLPIERPIIELGFTPSEVSAIILKYELVESGALFVKEQGNVSYPNHVLFPLSGEA; from the coding sequence ATGAATTTTGTTAAAGGGGCTGCAATTCGGGAAAACGAACAATTGAAAAATAGTTTTTTTCAATTGGCAATGGAGACGTTCGGTATTTCCTTTGAGCACTGGGATGCTTTAGGCTATTGGAATGATACATACTGCCCTTATGCCTTTGAACTAAACGGTGAAATTATTGCCAATATATCGATGAATATAGGAACAATGGTCATTGATGGAAAAGCTGTTCAATCAATTCAAATTGGTACAGTAATGACAAAGCCAATCTATCGCAAAAAAGGCTTAAGCGGGCAACTGATGGACAAAGTATTAGAAGATGTAAAGCATGTCGATATTGTTTATTTATTGGCAAATGAGTCCGTACTCAAATACTATCCAAAGTTTGGCTTTGAGAAACGAAAGCAAAGCGTATATTTAATTCACACGAAAGACCTACTACTACAGCCAACTGAAATCAAAAAACTAGATTTGAATGATGAACAGACGAGAAAATTCCTTTATGAATCCGTAACACATCGGATGCCCGTAAGTACAAAGATAGCAATGCTACAAAATGAAAGCATTGTTATGTTTCATGCAATAGGACCATACCGGGAATGTATTTATTATGCACCTAAGCTACAAGCGATTATTATTGCGAAGGAATATGAGGAAAAGGTCGTCATTGTCGATATTATTTCAAAATATCCTTTTGAGTTAATGGAAGTGCTACAGCAATTACCGATTGAGCGCCCAATTATTGAATTAGGTTTTACCCCGAGCGAAGTTTCAGCAATTATTTTGAAGTACGAGTTAGTAGAGAGCGGCGCTTTATTTGTAAAAGAGCAAGGCAACGTGAGTTATCCCAATCATGTGTTGTTCCCGTTGAGTGGCGAGGCTTAA
- a CDS encoding proline dehydrogenase family protein, translating into MSLKDFFIALSENQALNSVAQKYGFKLGAQSVVAGTNIDEVVESIKELNRQGISCTVDNLGEFVFEKSAALDAKEQILAVIERIHGEKLDAHISLKPSQLGLDIDYDFCFENLKEIVALAHQYQIFVNFDMENYARLEPSFDLLESLHTEYDNVGTVIQAYFFESDANVERFKDYRLRLVKGAYKEAPNVAFQDKEDIDRKFIEQIEYHLLHGKFTSIATHDHNIINHVKQFVKQHNIPNDKFEFQMLYGFRKDMQLSLAKEGFNFCTYVPFGHDWYGYFMRRLAERPQNISLVTKQVFNKKTNTILAVAAGAFLIGRATKSKK; encoded by the coding sequence ATGTCATTAAAAGATTTTTTTATCGCACTTTCAGAAAACCAAGCATTAAATTCTGTAGCCCAAAAATATGGTTTTAAACTAGGGGCGCAAAGTGTCGTTGCAGGTACAAATATCGATGAAGTTGTAGAAAGTATTAAGGAATTAAATCGTCAAGGCATCTCATGCACAGTTGATAATTTAGGTGAGTTTGTCTTTGAAAAATCGGCGGCACTTGATGCAAAGGAACAAATTTTAGCCGTTATTGAGCGTATCCACGGGGAAAAATTAGATGCTCATATTTCATTAAAACCATCTCAATTAGGATTAGATATTGACTATGATTTCTGTTTTGAAAACTTAAAAGAGATTGTAGCGCTTGCTCATCAATATCAAATTTTTGTTAATTTCGATATGGAAAACTATGCACGTCTTGAGCCATCCTTTGACCTTTTGGAGAGTTTACATACTGAATACGATAATGTCGGAACAGTTATTCAAGCATACTTCTTTGAATCTGATGCCAACGTTGAACGCTTTAAAGACTACCGTTTACGCTTAGTAAAAGGGGCTTATAAAGAAGCGCCAAATGTAGCATTCCAGGATAAAGAAGATATCGATCGAAAATTTATTGAGCAAATTGAATATCATTTATTACACGGTAAATTCACGTCGATAGCGACACATGATCATAATATTATTAATCATGTGAAACAGTTCGTGAAACAACATAATATTCCGAATGATAAGTTCGAGTTCCAAATGCTTTACGGTTTCCGCAAAGATATGCAACTAAGTCTAGCAAAGGAAGGATTTAACTTCTGTACTTATGTACCATTTGGTCATGATTGGTATGGCTATTTCATGCGTCGATTAGCAGAGCGCCCACAAAATATTTCCCTTGTTACAAAGCAAGTGTTTAACAAAAAAACGAACACAATTTTAGCTGTTGCAGCTGGTGCTTTTTTAATAGGCCGCGCTACTAAATCAAAAAAATAA
- the gatB gene encoding Asp-tRNA(Asn)/Glu-tRNA(Gln) amidotransferase subunit GatB — translation MNFETVIGLEVHVELKTNSKIFSSSPNHFGAEPNTNTTVIDLGYPGVLPVVNKQVVDYAMRASLALNMEIEQETKFDRKNYFYPDNPKAYQISQFDKPIGKNGWIEIEIPAKGDTPGYKKKIGITRLHMEEDAGKLTHADGYSLVDLNRQGTPLVEIVSEPDIRTADEAYAYLEKLKSIIQYTGVSDVRMEEGSLRCDANISIRPYGQEQFGTKTELKNLNSFNFVRKGIEHEEIRQAEVLLSGGVIEQETRRFDEKTGKTILMRVKEGTDDYRYFPEPDLVRLSISDEWLERVRQSIPELPDARIARYETELGLTSYDANVLVSNKEISDFFDETVTAGADAKLAANWLMGDVSAYLNAEQKELKDTALTPENLAGMVKLISDGTISSKIAKKVFTELVANGGDAAKIVKEKGLVQISDPEVIRGFVTTVLDNDAKSVEDFKAGKDRAIKALLGQIMKASKGQANPQLTNQILMEEINKR, via the coding sequence ATGAACTTTGAAACAGTCATTGGTTTAGAAGTACACGTTGAGTTAAAAACAAACTCAAAAATTTTCTCAAGCTCACCAAACCATTTCGGTGCTGAGCCAAACACAAACACAACGGTTATCGACTTAGGTTACCCAGGTGTCTTACCAGTAGTTAACAAGCAAGTAGTAGATTATGCAATGCGCGCATCTTTAGCGCTAAACATGGAAATCGAACAGGAAACAAAGTTCGACCGTAAAAACTACTTCTACCCAGACAATCCGAAAGCGTACCAAATTTCACAATTTGATAAGCCAATCGGTAAAAACGGCTGGATCGAAATCGAAATCCCAGCAAAAGGGGATACACCTGGTTACAAAAAGAAAATCGGTATTACTCGTCTTCACATGGAAGAGGATGCTGGAAAATTAACACACGCTGATGGCTATTCTTTAGTTGACTTAAATCGTCAAGGAACACCATTAGTTGAAATCGTTTCTGAGCCAGATATCCGTACAGCAGATGAAGCGTACGCTTACTTAGAAAAATTAAAATCAATTATTCAATATACAGGCGTTTCTGACGTACGTATGGAAGAAGGTTCATTACGTTGTGATGCGAACATTTCAATCCGTCCATATGGTCAGGAGCAATTCGGTACAAAAACAGAGCTTAAAAACTTAAACTCATTCAACTTCGTACGTAAAGGAATTGAACACGAAGAAATTCGCCAAGCAGAAGTACTTCTTTCAGGTGGCGTTATTGAGCAAGAAACTCGTCGTTTTGATGAGAAAACAGGTAAAACAATCTTAATGCGTGTTAAAGAAGGTACGGATGATTACCGTTACTTCCCAGAGCCGGATTTAGTACGTCTTTCTATTTCTGATGAGTGGTTAGAGCGTGTACGTCAATCTATTCCTGAATTACCAGATGCACGTATTGCTCGTTATGAAACAGAATTAGGCTTAACTTCATATGATGCCAATGTCCTTGTAAGCAACAAAGAAATTTCTGATTTCTTTGATGAGACAGTTACAGCTGGTGCAGATGCAAAATTAGCAGCAAACTGGTTAATGGGTGACGTTTCTGCTTACTTAAATGCAGAGCAAAAAGAGCTAAAGGATACAGCACTTACACCAGAAAACCTTGCAGGAATGGTGAAGCTAATTTCTGACGGTACAATTTCTTCTAAAATCGCGAAAAAAGTATTCACTGAGCTTGTAGCTAATGGTGGGGATGCGGCGAAAATTGTGAAAGAAAAGGGCTTAGTACAAATTTCTGACCCAGAAGTAATTCGTGGTTTCGTTACAACAGTTCTTGATAACGATGCAAAATCAGTAGAAGATTTCAAAGCAGGTAAAGACCGTGCGATAAAAGCACTTCTTGGTCAAATTATGAAAGCTTCTAAAGGACAAGCCAACCCACAATTAACAAATCAAATCTTAATGGAAGAAATTAATAAACGTTAA
- a CDS encoding YbjQ family protein translates to MLIVTTNSLEGKTIETYHGIVSGEAIMGANIVRDIFASVTDIVGGRSGSYENKLAEGRKIALDEMAERARAMGANAVIGVDLDFETLREGMMMCVATGTAVTIR, encoded by the coding sequence ATGTTAATCGTAACGACAAATTCTCTTGAAGGTAAAACAATCGAAACATATCACGGGATCGTTTCAGGTGAGGCAATTATGGGAGCAAATATTGTACGTGATATTTTTGCATCGGTTACGGATATTGTAGGTGGCCGCAGTGGTTCTTATGAAAACAAGCTTGCAGAAGGTCGTAAAATTGCCCTTGATGAAATGGCAGAACGTGCTCGCGCAATGGGTGCGAATGCTGTGATCGGTGTTGATCTAGATTTTGAAACATTGCGTGAAGGTATGATGATGTGTGTTGCAACAGGTACTGCGGTAACAATTCGATAA
- a CDS encoding sigma 54-interacting transcriptional regulator codes for MKQLDVSSVFEFMIEQIETGLCAIDENGHVIVYNKKMRQLTGESLEQITQRFISQSLDFNLEQNMLQKVLASGLSFKHIKQTFWNENGEEVTMISDYYPYTLNDGTKIAIQFSRDVTQQEFLMDRPLSRYGAPLTFDIITAVSKSMKQVIQQAKIAALGRIPVMLVGESGTGKDMIAEGIHHELLEKNERFITLICRRNEDTLLAQIEKYIAEEKNYTFFAERIEYLSSPAQEKIITLLEQHNDRNHVFIASIGEDPIDLIQQGRLSKNLYYLFSNLTIQVPALRDRREDIKPFVDDYFARRRNDYGISVKGLSPDVEEIFLTYEWPGNLKELEVLLDDISALLTNEEYVELPMIPAYFKWKLKQAEPISQEASDLFDFSQQELQPLDEYMRKVEELYIQHALRQNGGNISQTAKALGIHRQGLQYRLKRK; via the coding sequence ATGAAACAGCTAGATGTCTCTAGTGTTTTTGAGTTTATGATTGAACAAATAGAAACCGGGCTATGTGCCATTGATGAAAACGGACATGTTATCGTCTACAACAAAAAGATGCGTCAGCTAACAGGTGAATCACTAGAGCAAATTACTCAGCGCTTTATATCACAGTCATTAGACTTTAACTTAGAACAAAATATGCTCCAAAAAGTATTAGCTTCAGGACTAAGTTTTAAACATATTAAGCAAACTTTCTGGAATGAGAATGGTGAAGAAGTCACAATGATTAGCGACTATTACCCCTATACCCTTAATGACGGAACTAAAATCGCTATTCAGTTTTCAAGAGATGTGACTCAGCAGGAATTTTTAATGGATCGACCACTTAGTCGATATGGAGCCCCGTTAACCTTTGATATAATTACTGCTGTTTCGAAATCGATGAAGCAAGTTATTCAACAGGCAAAAATTGCTGCTCTTGGGCGTATTCCAGTCATGCTTGTTGGAGAGTCAGGTACTGGTAAAGATATGATTGCAGAAGGTATTCATCATGAATTGCTTGAAAAGAACGAGCGATTCATTACCCTCATTTGTCGCCGCAATGAAGATACTCTGCTTGCTCAAATTGAAAAATATATAGCCGAAGAAAAAAACTATACGTTTTTTGCCGAGCGAATTGAATATTTATCAAGCCCAGCACAGGAAAAAATTATCACATTGTTAGAACAGCATAATGATCGTAACCACGTATTTATCGCAAGTATTGGGGAGGATCCAATTGACTTAATACAACAAGGCCGCCTTTCCAAAAATTTATATTATTTATTTTCAAATTTGACTATCCAAGTTCCTGCCCTTCGTGATCGTCGGGAAGATATTAAGCCATTCGTTGATGATTACTTTGCTCGTCGACGAAATGACTATGGTATTTCCGTAAAAGGACTTTCACCTGACGTAGAGGAAATTTTCCTAACTTATGAATGGCCAGGAAATTTAAAGGAGCTAGAAGTATTACTCGATGATATAAGTGCCTTGCTGACGAATGAAGAATATGTGGAGCTCCCAATGATTCCTGCCTATTTCAAGTGGAAATTGAAGCAAGCCGAACCTATATCCCAAGAAGCATCGGATCTTTTTGATTTTTCACAACAGGAATTACAGCCACTTGATGAATATATGCGCAAAGTAGAAGAGCTTTATATCCAGCATGCATTACGACAAAATGGCGGAAATATTTCACAAACAGCAAAAGCGCTTGGCATACACCGCCAAGGGCTACAATACCGGTTAAAACGCAAATAA